CCGAGGCAGCGAGACTTGGCAGGCGGAGGATCAGCGGGAGGTTGAGGTCGGTGAGAGGATGGACGAGCGAAAagattgggggggggaggagggtaAAGGAGAGGGTCAGTGACGTTGACGAGCGTTGACGACCCGGGCAGCACAATCAAGCCATTCTTCGGGTGTCGATGGTGTCTACTGGTGTCTTTGATGAGTCGGTTCTAGGTTGCCATGAAGCTGGACCCAACCTTGGACATGCGTGGTTCGCAGGTAATAGTTAGGTACGGAGCGTCCATCAGCCGCTGTTAGTGGTGGAGCGCGCTGGCATAAGGCCTTTGGGAAGCTAACCAAGACCCTGTTCCATGTTTCGCAATGCAGTCGGGCAAGTGTCGGGTAAATGCGCCGCTAGATATGTCATTGGTTGTGCCTTTGTTGCAAGCGGGTCCTGCCAGTCGGCACCAAGTGTAAATCTCATCTAACCCTGTAAGCCGTCCAAGATCCAGATTCGTGTGGTGGGGTATCACTCTGTTCCTTCAGCTCGAGAAGTTCTTACGTAGGTGGTTTCTTCTTATCGATATGCGATAACGATAAGAAGCATTGAGAGCCGCCGATAATTTTTTTATTTTCCATTGCCCAACGCTGCGGGTAGACTCTCGAGCCTCCTCGCTGCAGAGCTgcatctttttttttttgtccGATCTTGCACGCTATAAACGGAAGGAGGAAAACCTACACACTTCCAaacagacgacgacgaaacgATTCAAAATGGTGGCTAAGAGAAAGAGAGTGGAAGTCGCGGAGGCGACGCCTACGACCAAATCGGCACCTGCGAAAAAGGCCAAGGCGACTCCCAACGGCTCGGCTTCGAAAGAGACGACCTTgagcacggcgccgaccgAAGAGTTGACGATCCAGATTGTAACCGGCTCCTATGACCGAGTACTTCACGGTATCAATGCTACGATAAAGCCAGAGGGCAAGGTCGACTTCGCCGACACGTTCCTTTTCTCTGCGCACACTTCGGCAATCCGTTGCATCGCCCTGTCGCCTCTCTCAGCCCCGGTTCCAGGCCAGGGCCAGAAGGTTCTGTTGGCATCCGGCAGCACAGACGAGCGCATCAACCTCTACAACCTGTCGGCGCATCCCCCGAGCCGTAAGAACCAGGAGCTGCTGTCCGCTGTCTCTGCCCGACCGATCCTCGAGAACCCCAAGAACCGTGAGGTCGGAACGTTACTGCACCACTCCTCGAGCATCACCAAGTTGGCCTTCCCCACGCGCTCAAAGCTGCTTTCCTCGAGCGAGGACTCCACCATCGCCGTTGCAAGAACGAGAGACTGGTCCGTCCTGTCGACGATCAAAGCGCCGATAGCCCAGCCCTCCGGCAGACCCAGCGGTGACACGGCGCCGTTTGGCGGTACGCCGTCCGGTGTCAACGACTTCGCCATCCACCCTAGCATGAAGTTAATGATCAGCGTCAGCAAGGGCGAAAGGTGCATGCGGCTGTGGAACCTCGTCACCGGCAAGAAGGCTGGTGTCCTGAACTTCAGCCGCAGCATGTTGcaggaggtcggcgagggccggGTCTCGACGGGCGAAGGCCGGCGGGTAGTGTGGGGAAaggcggacggcgaggacgagttcgCGGTCGGGTTCGACCGCGACGTCATTGTTTTCGGCATGGACAGTGTCCCCAAGTGCCGCATCATGTCCGACGCGCGGACCAAGATTCACGATTTGTCCTACATCACCATTGACGGTGAACCCGAGTCGAGTTTGTTGACCGTCTCCACCGAGGACGGACGGATCTTGCTCTTCTCTACGGCATCGGACGACCTGCAAAAACCCGACTCGGAAGACAAGACACTGTCGACAGCCAGGTTGGTTGCTCAGATCGGTGGCAAGGAGGACGGCGTATCTGGCCGGATCAAGGACACGGCTTTTGTGCAGGTCAAGGAGAACGACTCAACGATACTgttcgtcatcgccggcagCAGTGATGGTAAGGTGCGGTTATGGAGGGTCAGCGCGGAGGAGCTCAAGACCAGCAAGGCTAAGGGtaagggcaagggcaagaccGAGGCGAAGCAAGCTGGTAAGCTGCTGGGGACCTACAACACGAATAACCGTATAACCTGCGTGGCGGCATTCGCCATGATACCCCGGCCGGAGGGAGTggagagcgaggacgagggtgcCGAGGATTCGGATGATtccgacgaagacgacgaggagtaACTCTAGAAGCGATTGTACACATAACAAAAGATAATTCGAGATGACCAGTCCGTTtgctgtatccgtacctgCGCCCACTTCGGCCGGGAGACGGAGATGGAGTAATGGAATTCCGCCCCACTACATAGTCCAAACGGAGGATCGGCCCCGGCTTACCGTTGCCCGATGTTGCCCTCTCGGGCTGGCTCATGCTGGCTCGTGCAGAGAAAGTCCCGCTGATCGGCACGTCGGGCGTGTCTCGTATTGGTCTGCAGATTACATGCTTATCCCAGTTCTGTCTCTTACGCACATGCAAGTTGCATTGCCATTTAGGCACGTCGTTAGTCTCATGGGTTGAAGGTTGGGAGTCCGAAAAGCCTCGTCTATAGCCTAGCTTCAAGACAGCAGGGCAGCAGCTGGGTGTTTGGGAACTTGAGATTGGGGTGGAATCGCAGccaagggagagagacgaaGGGACAGAATCCTGCAAGACACGCACGCAGGTGCGGCAGGACTTCTAGCTGAGGTTGGGATGAGAGGCGTCGTCCAGTATACGATAGCCAGCTCTCATATGTGCCCCCGATGCCCCCGTCCGTCTGTGTGTCTCCCTTGAAAGTCGAAAGCGAGGTGGTGAGACGCGGCAAGACATTGGACCCCGACGGTAcgcaaggccatcgccgtactcctgctggccctctctttctctttttagTGCTGCTGCACCTGACTAGTGCTGGAGCCGGGATTCAGTCCAGGTTCTTTCCCTCGCATTTCACACCTCCACTCGGTTTCCCAAACGGTTTGGTCAGGGGATATGGCTGAATACGCGGGCTTATCGGTTTCTGGAGCACCACTACGGACCTTCTATAAGATGCTGAGTCAATGCAAACCGTAGCCTTCATGGGTACCGGGCTGTGTTCCAAGGGCACACGCCAGACACTAGAGACTGTGGAATTCTCCGGTGCTCGTGCCGTCGCAGTCGCAGTCACAAGACGCCTGGCGCGCGGGGACGGCTCGTCGGGAGGTTGGGAGCGGCTCGCACGGCGGAGCAGGCTGCGAAGGGTGGGTGCGGTAGAACAGTCAAACGAACGAAGAGTTGAACCGGGGGCTAGCAGATTGTGGGGTAGCGGCGAATCAGCAGGCCAAGAATGTCATTTTAGGACCCGAATCTTGCGGGCAGCCAGTCATGTGGCTCCACCTGGGAGACAATGCTATTGCATGCAGTTGGGGCTTGGCGCCAGTGTCTCCTCCATACCCCTAACTTCGACTCATGTGCCCTTTCTGGCCCTGTGCTCGGCGAGTGGTGGTGCTACTACTTTACAAACGCTCTGCCCTCAACGAGAGCCAAAATGCAGAAATTTGGAAAGGGCCACAGTCAATTGGTCGGTTTGGTCCGACGGCAACGGGGAGAGAATCCTTACCTTGCCGGACcactcgacgacggcaagtGCAACGCATGCGCATACATAGTTGAGGCGAGAGCGATGCGGGTGGCATATCTTCTCTGATGCAAGCGACGAATGCATTAAAGAAGGAGACAGTATCTGTACGCAGATAGGTCAAGTGAAGGTAGCGGATTGGCAGCGCAGGTGGGGAAACCTATCAGCATGGGCAAGTATCAAGTCACTATAATGTATACAGCCGGCCATTCCGCACTTGAAAGGTACCTATGGAATGACAAAACGTGCAAAGTTCAGACATGTGAATATTTGTATTTTCCCATCCCTTCCAACCCAAGatcccttctccctcccctctcgcTTTCTcgctttttcttcttttgccTCTCGGTCCCGTCTGCCGCATCTCTATTCTCGGGGATAGGAGCCACCCGTCTTACTTGCGCCCGATTCTGCTGGCGTTACTGGTTCTCCCCTCAAGCCACACAACAGAGAgaccacaccaccaccacgccaACATCCCCCTCTTCTCGTCCGTCGCCCGCATCTGTTTAACGTCGTGTCTCGTCGGCAAGCAAGACGCGCCAGCTGCACGTACCGCACTCCGACATACGCACGCGCACTCGCACGCACACACGGCCTTTACAGACTAGACCAGGCCACTCATGCTGACTTGGCTGCCACGGACACCAGCAAGCCACGGCGAACCGACCTCTGAGggatgatgccgacgccTCCTACTCCTTCATTCCCGTCGCCTAAACGCATTTCCATTTTCGTCACATTGCTACCAGGTGGCCTTGATTGGTCCCTTTTGCATATTGGTCTTGCCTCCTCTTGATCTCCTCTTCTCATCCCTCCACTCTTCCCACCGCCCACGAGAACCTTGCCAGGGGTTTGTCTAGCACCAGCTCCTCCGAGCTCGACCTTTCATGCTCCATAGCCAGCTCGTCGTATCTCCCAACAAATTTTAAACTCTGGATCATACCTTATAGTCTCTACGCAGCTCCAGCACGTAAGGCCAATTCCACCCTCCTCCTACTCCGCCGTTCGTCCCAATTGTTCGCCCATCTCTAGCTTGAGGCTGTTCAGCAGCCCACGTGAGCCGAGACACTTGCCCCCTCGTCTGAACTTGCCTGTGACGACCACAAATCCTTTCACGAGGACGCTTGCGGGGACAGTCGACCCTTTTACATAAACGCTCGACGTTGGCGGTCATATCGTACGCGCCCCGTCCTTCTCCGACATCTCTGATGTGGGAACAACGCTCCCCGTTTCCCACCTGCACACCCGCTCGCCAGCTGTATTCTAACGCTTCTGTCCTATAGCTCGTCCACCAGTTTCTACTTATTCACCCACGGAATCGATTCAAAATCAGCATCATGTCTGAGGAAGGCCCCCGTCTCATACGGCCCATCCCCCGCCGACCATTCGACTTTAACCGCACGAACCCAGCCCCTCCAGAAGACGACTCCTCCTCACCCAGCCCCAACCCCGAGATCGATCTGTCTAAACTATTCAATGGCCCCGCACCGTCTTCGGAatccggctccggctccggctccatACCACGCGCACAGTCTGTGTTGAACTTGACCGGCTCGACGCTCTTCGGCATCTACTCCCCAacgtcgtacggcaaggatCGATGCTACAATGACCGGGATGAACCGGAAACCCCTTGGGGAACTGGGGCTCAGACGCCAATCAAGCGGGCGAGTGTCGATGATACTACGTTCGAGCTCATGAAGGATCGCTCGAACATGATGCGCCGGCAGTCGTCGTACCGGAACGGGGGCAACGCGTCATCTTCATCGACTGCAGCTACCGCGCTGTTCACCATCTCTCGAGTTGGACTGCTTTTCGTGATCGGTATGGGGTACGGAATGATGGTCACAAGGCTGCAGGATGAACACAGATTCTCTTCCTTCCAGGTAGAAACCATGATCAAGCCCGGCTACGACTGGCAGTACCTGACACTGTGGGGCTTATCCGGTGTGGTactcggcggcctccttccTTGGTTTGACGGCGTTTGGGAGGATACCTTtggaaaggaagaagagattGGCACCTTGCAAGAAGATATCAGCCCGGTAAAGGACTGGGCTCTGGTCGTCCGCAGCATCGGCGCTTTTGTCGGTATTGTTTTCGCCATTGTAAGTCGTACCTCCCATCTTGTTCATAATGAGTGACGATTATCTGACAACGAACAGCGTAAGCTTCCATGGGCATCGACTTTGCAAGTATCCCTTACGTTGGCGCTTGTCAACCCATTTCTGTGGTACTTGATTGATCGCTCAAAACCCGGCTTTCTACTTTcggccgccgttggccttgCCGGATCGGCGATGCTGATGGGCATCAACCCTGACGTGATGCCAACCCCGTCATCTCTAACCTATCGTAACGAGTCGGAGAGGGCCTACTCGGAGCCGGTTGCTCTCGGGGGACTCGCTAGCCAGAAGACCATTGAGACCGGTATTTGGATGCTAAGTGTTCTGTTCTGCAGTTGCGTCTGCTTTGGAAACATTGGTAGGCGGTTGGCACTGAACAAATCGGCCACCGCACGTGGGCGATGGGCCGGCATCAGATGAAAGATAACGTCGGTGTAAGAATGGCTTGCTCGTGCTGGGAGCCTGAGATTTCAGATCATGAGGTGTGTTTCTTTTTGGTTGGACGGAACTTCTCGGGATAGGTGGGACAAAATGTGGCGGCATACCCAGTCGGATAGGGACCCTTAGGGCGACGGATGTCATCGAAGCTCTGCATTGTTTAAGAAACAGCGTAATGAGACTGCAGCGCCGAGAATCTGCCGCCCGATCAGTGGCGGCCTACAAAACAAAgtttctcttctttcctGCACGCCTAAAAATGGTGATGAACAATGTGAATGAGCTTCAGATTTGCCTCATTGTCAACTTGTGTATGACTCGATGGGATACCATGCGTGACCTAGATCTTGCTTGACTCTTATAGCAAGCAGCTTTTGATCACGCTCCCGTATGCATACACCACTCTTATGTCAAGTGGTGCAGCCAATACGGACAGTATCCGGGTCTGGGCAACGTATCTAACTCGAGTTAAGCTCCCTCTATGCGAAGCAAGACCGTAATCAATCCCTGGTCCAGTTTTCCTGTTCTTCATTGCTCTCGTCCACGATCATTCTCTAAACCTCTGTAGTTCTTCAACTTCTTTTTACACCCTTGGGTGTTAATGTTTTCCATTTCCCCCGACAATTCCAAACAAATCCACGTCTCTCTGTCCGTGCCGTTCAGCCGGCGATGCACCTCTAGTTGCCCCTACTAACGAtatcgacgacggcctgaGCCTTGGCAGTGATGTTGCTGCCGTAGTCCACCTGCGGGAGACCCATCATCGTGAGCAGCTTCGGGTTGCTGACCATCTCGTTGACCGTGACGCATCGCCCACAGACGTCGGCGAAagactcggcggcggcgttgggaCCGGTTCGGCCTGGGATCCCCATGTCAGTCAGCAAACGGctcctctttttttcccttttttttctgcTCGTCCATCTCCGTGCATGCATCTGGCCGGCTTGGCCCGTTTGGGCGGGGTGCGGGTGCGGCGTCTGGCACTGCAATCAATTTTGTGTAGATGTTGCCAAAGCAGTGCTGCTCGGGCGCGAATGTGTTCTAACCTGACTTCTGCTGCGGGATCTGGTCCGGATACTGCACGGGCTCGCCGTCCCGAATGTGGTCGAGCTCAGTCATGATGTACCGGGAGCGGTTGACGAAGTCCCAGATGTGGAAGAGACCCCTGTGGGGATTCGGCGGGATCCAGGCTGGGTGGGCCTCAATGGCCATGATGAGGTCGGAGAGCTTTTCAACAATGTTGACTCGCACCGTGGGGGACGGGAGGACGGACGACATCTTGGCTGGAATTCCAGATATGGTGAGAGGTGAGGTTGAAAAGAGCGGGTAGAAATTGTAATGATGTGAAATTGTTGAAACAGTCGACAAGTTGACCGGGGCAAAAGCCTGCAAGAAGCGAATCGCAATGAGTACCGGTTACTAGGATAATTGTGAAGAGCTTATATTAACAAGGCCTCCCTCCCCATTGTCCTCACACGCAAAGTTTCCTCATCTGTGAGTTGTCGGTGAGGGTAAACAAGGGTTTGGAACGCGCTGCCGCGTTATTGTGGCATGTTTCCTCGCACAGACTCGGCTGTACAACAAGTAAGCCACAGCTTCATTCGAATTAGGTTGCGTTCTGCTGAGGGGAAGCGAGTGGGGTCGAAATGGCGGGATCTGGGAAACAAGGTCGAATGGAGGGGTTCGAGGGGTTGATGGGGTCAATGGCTGATCCAGAACCGAAGATCTGCTCTGGTTCTGGAAGATCAGTTGCAGTGCCGATTTGACTGACGAGCATTGCGTGTCTGCACAAAGCGCTCTAGGCAGAATGCCAAAAGCCAAAGAGTAAACCCCTGTTGTTCCTCGGCATGTGTAACAGAACAAGTTCAGCTAGAACAAGAACAGGTTTCTTCCTCTGGGGATTTTGTTTTTGTTCCATTTCGCCGAACCGTTAACCCAGCCGAACCATGCAGGTTTTCGAGCATGGAAGATGTAGTTTGGGACTCTTCGTTCTCTCGTTTCTTGGCATCTGTAGTTGAGGATATGATCGTGAAGTTGAAGCAGCGATATAACAGATAGGAGCATTCACCCACCCTCCCCTCGCTTTTCTGCTCTGGGCATAGCATGGTAAGAAGAGCGCTACTGAAACTAGAGCTGAACCTTTCAACGAGTCTGCTAGTCGGGTAGGTCAGGCAAGTTAAGTTGCATTTCCGTAGCTCCCAGACGCCTACGGCGCTGATGGCAGCAACCAACATCTAAGGCGGCGTCGTGTGGCCAGCAACGGCTCGAGGTCGCCATGATATGACAACCGAATAAGGCTAGTTTTTTATTATTGGTGCCCCAGCAGCATGCCTTGTTGTTATTTGAATTGCCTCATGGCTTGCACGCCACTGCATTGCTCACACAAGGCTGAATCGAGATCCAGTAGGTCCGGTTCTAGACCGAAGAGGCTAGATCGCTTAGGTTCGTTACTGGGCATCGTACACTACAAAGCTGAATGGGCCTGTTGCTGTTCGGGGCTGCTGCGCGATCAGTCccggccgagatgatgaCCAGTAGATCTGGGGTCCGTAGGGATACGAGGGGCTAGAACCGAGTTGCGCTGACCCAAAAGTCATGTTGCAGATGGTCACGGGAGATGCGAGACAAATGAATGTGAAAAACGGGTTCGCCTGATTTGGATGTCGTACAAAAAGTGCAGCGCAAGGTGATGATTGGTAGAAGTGAGTTGTACTGCTGTCATGACGCACTAGATTTGGTTCTTGGGTGAGTCTGGGTGGGCGCGGCACCGAGCACGGCGCTGAAAAGGCGCTGGACCCTGGCCCGCCGGGGCCCGGGGGTGTGTTTGCATTGTTTTGGGTGCGTGCAGCGGCTAGCGCCGATTGCCGACCAGGTTATCATCGAGCGGGATCGCCAAAAGCAGTTGCGATCACGTTCAGATGTCCTTGCTCGAGCTTGAAgtggaaggggggaaacgCAGTTTTGTGCGGGATTCCGGGCCACAGCCATGTCGTTGCCTCATGTTCCCTGATAGAACAAAAGAGGCGTCCGCGCAGTGGTATCTCCAATGTCGCGGTACTTATTAGCATGGGTGGAGCGTGGTGAATGGCCATGTTTGCTGATGTCAGGGTCCTGGGGCTCACTCACATCGAGATCTGGTTGCGGCCACACAAACGCAGGAGCGAGGTGGTATACGATGTAGACCGTGTTGATGACCCGTCTAGTTAAGCAAACTGACAAAAAGGGGGCGTCGAATTCTTGTGCAAATCCTTGATCCGCAGGAGCCGGGAAGAGAGAAGTTCGTTCGCCTGCATGATGTCCTCGGCCAAGCGATGGAAAGCAAGAAGGGGGCAACTTACCTATGCAGCGCCGAAACCACGGAAGCGGACCGCGTGGGCAGGTATCACGTGGCCTAATTCAGTTCGTTCAGCGCTGAGGTAAGCAAGAAACTTCCTCCCACGAGTGTGCTACCCAACCAAGCTCAATTGCGTCATATCCCTGATTTGTACTTGGCAGCCAGCTGGGATCCCGAGACCGAATTCTCGTGAAGTAAGCTGGGAGGCTCCTGCTTAGATATACAAAAGATGCGCTTAGTTCATCGAGACAAGATATTGATTTTGCCCTTTACGATAACTGGGAGGAACTGAGGACGCTAGCGCATCTAGATACAGATTGATTTGCCTCCTAGCACAGCAGCGTCGACCTGCGCTCCACCAAATCTTGAGTGTCCAGCTAATGGGAACTTCCAAGCAAGTAGTTGCCAGCATGGTTGACAAGTGGATCAATCCGCATGCCAGCCGTTGAGAAGAGAAAGCTGTAAAGTCATCGCCTGAGTCGAGTTGGTTAATCCCAAGTCGGtcctggccttcttcttcattcAGATAAATGTTCCCATCTACCCTCTCGGACCCGCGGTGTCGTCACAACTAGGCCAGGGTTTGTCTACTGACAACATGCCGCTAAACCTTTTTTCGCCTAGACGCAAGGGGCCCCGTCCAGGGCTTTTGAGAAAGCACACCCATGCGCTGCCTGCCGCGACTCAAGTACCGGTACTTGACAAGACTTTGGGAATATCGACATGGTCCGCCGGGCTGGCGCTGCACCCGTGGCTGCTTTCTTGCTTCTtgtcttgctgctgctctgctTTCCTGAGTGCTACTCCTGTCTTGCTTCGGGTGTCGCTCGCCAATCGCAATCGCCCTCCAccatttctctctcttccaaTTTCGTTGACCTCATTGCACGgccacaccacacacacacacacacacccctctcccccttcaaGCCCTCCTAACCCGTCCAGGCGCCCAGCGGATTGGTAACAAGACGTTAAATGTATGACGCCTGCCAGCGGCTCTCCTCCATTATTACCCTGCCCACCCAG
The genomic region above belongs to Colletotrichum higginsianum IMI 349063 chromosome 2, whole genome shotgun sequence and contains:
- a CDS encoding WD repeat domain-containing protein; this translates as MVAKRKRVEVAEATPTTKSAPAKKAKATPNGSASKETTLSTAPTEELTIQIVTGSYDRVLHGINATIKPEGKVDFADTFLFSAHTSAIRCIALSPLSAPVPGQGQKVLLASGSTDERINLYNLSAHPPSRKNQELLSAVSARPILENPKNREVGTLLHHSSSITKLAFPTRSKLLSSSEDSTIAVARTRDWSVLSTIKAPIAQPSGRPSGDTAPFGGTPSGVNDFAIHPSMKLMISVSKGERCMRLWNLVTGKKAGVLNFSRSMLQEVGEGRVSTGEGRRVVWGKADGEDEFAVGFDRDVIVFGMDSVPKCRIMSDARTKIHDLSYITIDGEPESSLLTVSTEDGRILLFSTASDDLQKPDSEDKTLSTARLVAQIGGKEDGVSGRIKDTAFVQVKENDSTILFVIAGSSDGKVRLWRVSAEELKTSKAKGKGKGKTEAKQAGKLLGTYNTNNRITCVAAFAMIPRPEGVESEDEGAEDSDDSDEDDEE
- a CDS encoding Insulin-induced protein, whose translation is MSEEGPRLIRPIPRRPFDFNRTNPAPPEDDSSSPSPNPEIDLSKLFNGPAPSSESGSGSGSIPRAQSVLNLTGSTLFGIYSPTSYGKDRCYNDRDEPETPWGTGAQTPIKRASVDDTTFELMKDRSNMMRRQSSYRNGGNASSSSTAATALFTISRVGLLFVIGMGYGMMVTRLQDEHRFSSFQVETMIKPGYDWQYLTLWGLSGVVLGGLLPWFDGVWEDTFGKEEEIGTLQEDISPVKDWALVVRSIGAFVGIVFAIRKLPWASTLQVSLTLALVNPFLWYLIDRSKPGFLLSAAVGLAGSAMLMGINPDVMPTPSSLTYRNESERAYSEPVALGGLASQKTIETGIWMLSVLFCSCVCFGNIGRRLALNKSATARGRWAGIR